The genomic region GCCGCCGGGCTCAGCCTGGCCGAGATCCGCGAGATCATCACGGTCCGGGCGAGCAGCGGAGCTCCGTGCCAGCACGTCCTCGCCCTGCTGGACAGCCACGCCGCCGACCTCGACCGGCGCATCGCCGAGTTGACCGGGTTACGTGCGGAGGTCGAACGGCTCCGCTCCCGGGCGAGCACCTTGGACCCGGCCACGTGCGACCCCGCTGTCGTCTGCCAGGTGATACCGGCCGACGTCGTTGCGCGGCCCGTGCCCACCACCTGACGCCGGGTCACGCGTGCTGGCGCTCACCGCCGTCATCTGGCACAAGACCACATCGGCGCACCACCTCCACGATCACCGACGCCTACGACCACTGACCCTTGGACCTGGTGAGGAGGCGGCGCCCGTCGACCTGACGAACCGCGAGCTGACCGTGTGTGGCGCTGGCGCCACACACCCGGCGACCCGGCAGTACCCCTGCAACCAAGGAGCCGCCATACTTCTGCGACGGGTCCCGATGCTGAGCGTTGCGGTCAGGGGGATCGCGTATCCGAGGTTGTCGCGTCGTTCAGCCGTCGGCGATGACCACTTCGCTTCCTAGGAAGCGCGGGCGACGAACTCTCGGCGAGCTCGGGCGATGGTTTCCGCCGTGCTCATGTGCAGGTCCATCTCGTCCTCACCGTCGTTGACGGCCACGATCCGGGCAACGAACGCCTCGGCCTCGGCCTGGTTGCCGTCTCGGAACGCGACCCACATCGCATCGACGAGGACCTTCTCGTCCTCGGGTGCCACGAGCAGCGCCGTCTGGCTGGCGGCGCGGGCAGTTTCCAGGTCACCGTCGGCCAGTGCGGAGGTGACGACCAGGTGCGCGACGTCGCAAACTCCCGCCGTGTAGGCCAGATCCAGCCCCTGCAGCCATTCGTAGCCCGACGGCCGCTGACCGAACGGTGGTCCCGACACCAGCTCGAGGGCTGCCGACAGATCGCGGACCCCGTCACCGCCGCGCACCCCTGCCCGGCAGCGCAGCTGGCGGAACAGCTCGGCGTCGACAAGGACGTTCCGTAGCAAGTAGGCGCCGTGGTGTCCGGAGCTCAGGTGCTTGTCCCCGGTGACTGGATCGGTTCCCAACCAGGCGCGGGCACCGGCCGTGACCCGGTGGACGTACGCGCGGGCGGTCACCGGGTCTGCCATGTCCGGGCGCAGTGCCGCGGCCGCCTCGTCCCCCGTCGCACCGTGGGTACGGATGGCGAGGTAGGCCACCACTTCCTCATACCGGCGCCGGAGGCCCGACTTGGCGACGGCTGCTTCGTCACCGCGGGCCCGCAGGGCGACCGGCCCCAGCAGCGTCAGCCGCGGCCGGCTGCAGTCGGGGTCCCACCAGTCGGCGAGGTCGCGGTCCAGCTGCTCAAGGTCACCCTCGACGCGGTCCCGCAGTTCCGTCGGGGCCCGCCGTGCCAGCGCCTCCACGTCCTCGACCGTGGCTGCCGAGGCCTGCACGTAGGTGCCGGTGTCCTGCGGCAGCACCGAGCCCTGAACGGCCGGCGTCCACTGTGCGTACGCCGCCGCGGCGGCCGCTCCGGCGGGGCCGGCCCCGTTGCGGTCGGAACCCCGCGGGAGGTTGACGTCCTCGAGCAGCGCACCGGCCGCGTCGGTGTAGGTGTGCCATGGCTGGTCGCCGGCGGCAGCGGGGATTCCCGCGTCGCCGGCGCTGCGTTCGAATGCCAGGAGTGCGGCGATGTCGGCGGCCTCCTGCGCGGTGAGCTGCCGGGCCTGCAAGCTCAGGTCCAGTTCGGGGATCAGCAGGCGACCGTCGTCGGTCAGGGTCAGCAGCCATCCCTCGGCCGGGGCGCCCGGCTCCTCGCCCAGCACCACGGCCAGGGGGGTACGGTCACCGTGCTCGTGCATGGCGGCGGTTAACGCCGCCAGATCAGGATCGCCCCGGCCGGCATCGGGGGCGACGAGGAGGATCTCGGGCATCCACCCGTCTCCGGCCGTCGCGTGCAGCCGGCCGTTCAGGACGGCGTCCCGACTCGTGTCGGCACCGTCCGTGTACTGGCGCAGCGTGGCGTGCAGGGTCGCGGCGACGGAGCCCGTGTGCTCGGCGTGGCGGAGCCGTTCAGGGTTGAGGTCGACCAGCTCGGCGCCGAAGCCGACGATCGTCACGTGCAGCAGGTCCGACCAGCTGTTGACCGCCAGCTCCGCGGCCAGGTGCCGGGTGAAGTCCGCACACCGCTCGGGTGGGCCGGTGAGCCTCAGGACGCCGATCCGCTCCAGGTCCAGCAGCCACCGCTGCCCGCCGTCGTTGCCGACGCTGACCAGCCCCGGATAGGGAGCCAGGCGGCCGTGTGCCCGGTCGGTGTCGACGGGGTTGTCCGCGGCCAGGTCCAGTGACCACCACTGCCCGGTCTCGTCGGCGATCCACGGCAGCGGTGGAGAAGCTGTCGGCGTGGCGTGCAGCCGCAGGTCCAGCCGGTGCCCGGTCAGCCGGGCGGCGACGACGTCGGGCAGCTGCCCGCCGGGCTGGTCAAACAGGGCGACGGCGAGGCTGCGCAGCGCCACGTCGAGTGCAGCGAAGTCGGCGGCGCCGGCCGACGCCGCGGCCAGGATCGACGCCTCGGCGCCGATCAGCGTCGGCGGAGTCGGGGCCAGCATGCGGCCGGCCCGGCGGCGGCGGAGCCGTTGCCGCCGCTGCACCAGCAGCGCCGCGCCGATCCCGGCGGCCAGCAGTGCCCCTCCCCCGGCCAACGTCACCGCCAGTTCGGTGGGCGACTCCTCCCCCGGGTCGGTGCTCTGCTCGGCGGTGTTGCCGGTTTGCGGTGGCGTCGCCGTGTGCTCCGTCGGCGGGGTCTCCGCCGTGGGTGGCGGCACCGACGGCTCGGCGGGAGCCGGAGCATCCGGCTCAGAGGGGGCGGGGCCTTCCTCGTCCGGTTCGGGATGGCCGGGGATGTCCAGCACCTGGCCGGGAAAGATCAGGTCCGGATCGGTGAACGAGCGCCCGCCCGGCTGCTGCTCACCGGCGTTCAGGTCGAAGATCGGCCGCCATCCCGGCAGGCCTTCGTCCTCGGCGATCTCGGAGAGTGTGTCCCCGGACTCGACCACCACCGGGCCGGCGACCGCAGCGGGCTGCGGCGTCGCGTCGGCGGGGAGGGTCAGCACCCAGCCGGGGCGGATCACTCGGGCGTCGGTCAGCTCGCGCCCATCGGGCTGGGGCCGGCCGCGGTTGAGTTCGAAGATCTCGTCGAACCGTTCCCAGTCGCCGAGGGTCCGCGCGGCGATCCGGCCCAGGGTGTCCCGCGGCTGCACGGTGTACTGCGGCCCGGGCGCTGCCGCGACGTCCGGACCGGCCTGCCCGGCGGAGCTTCCGGTTGCTGCCGGCTCGTCGACCGGGGCGGAGGGCTGCTGGGAGACGATCGGAGGGCTCGCGTAGGCCGGGGCGGCCCAGGACATCAGCGGAGCGCTGCCGACCCCGAGGACGGCGGCGACCAGCAGTCCCGCCAGCTGCTGCATGAACCCCAGCCCGGGCAGGCGGGGGGCGGGCACACCCCGCAGCTGTGCCGGGATCTCCACCGCCACCGATACCGCGAAGACCGCCCACGCGATCCAGCCGACCACCACCAGGAACCCGGAGAACACCGCCCCGGTGTCCGGACCGGACAGCGCGGCGGTGACCTGCGCCCAGGTCGGGAACTGATCGGGCAGATAGGTCCGGCTCAGGACCCACAGCGCGACCGGGATCCCGGCCACGAGAGCGAGCAGAAGCAGCAGCGAGAGGACGCGGCGGCACGCGTCCAGCACTCGAGCACTCATGCGGCTCGCCTCCTCAGTTCACGGCCGGGTCGGTGACGAGGTCGGCGGTGCCGGAGCCGTCGACGGTCATGGTGGTGATGCCGATCAGGCCGAGGAAGATCGTGGGTTCGGTGATGGTGGTGGTCACCGACAGGGTGTCGGCGTCGATCACGGTGACCGCGCCGCGGACGTCGTTGCGGTCCAGATAGGCATGCGCGGCGGCGACCGCGGCGGCGGTGTCGACCCGTACCTCGCCCGCGAGTGCCGCGGAGCGGTCGATGGCCTGCCCGCCGGCCCGGGCTGCCTCGTCAGCGAGCGCATTCGCGCGCTGCGTGGCCTGCACCTTCGCGCCGCCGTCGACGGCCAGCCCGATGATCAGCAGCAGGCCGGGAACGAGGACGGCCATCAGGACGCTCAATGAGCCGCGCTCACCACGCGGGCGGCCGCGCTGTCGGGGGCGGGTCATCGTTCGCGGTAGGCGTCGACGGGGCTGGCGAAGGAGGCGCTGACCTGAACGGAGCCGGGCAGGCCCGGGGCGAGCAGGTCGGTCATGGAAACGGTGCAGGTGATGGCCACGGTCACGTCCCCGGACTGGCCGATCGGCGCACGTAAGCCTGCGCTGTCCACCTCGACGTCCACGCGCTGGCACCGAAGGTCCTGACGGGCAAGGGTTTCCTGGGCCTGCGCGGTCGCCAGCGCCACCGCGGTGTCGGCGTCGACGGCGAGCGAGGCGGCGCGGGAGGCCGCGCGGGCCGCCTCCTGCACGCCGTTGTCGGCGATCTGTACCCGCCCGGCCCAGATCGCGAACGACAGCAGCAGCAGCACCGCGGGGGCCAACACGGCCAGCTCCACCGACACCGAACCGCGCTCACCCAGCGGCGGAAAGCGGGTCATCGGCTCGGCCTCTCCACCGGTCCGACGGCGGTCTGGGCGACCGACCAGCCGGCTACACCCGGGAACAGGCTGATCGACGTGCCGGTCACCGTCACCTCGATGGTGGTCGGCGACCCGGCGACGTCCACCGCGGCGCCGACCAGCAGGTCCTGCGCGGTCTGGGTGAGGAACTCCTCGGCCGCGGAATGGGCGCGGTCGACCGAGGCCGGCTGCACCCGCCCCTCCCGCGCCCCTTCTTCGGCCGCGCCGAGAGCTACCGACCGGGCGTAGAACCACAGGGCACCCTGGATCAGGGTCATCACGGCCAGCAGGATCACCGGAAAGATGATCGCCAGCTCCACCGCTGCCGCTCCGCGCTCCCCGGCCAGCCGCCGCCGGGCCGCCTCACCGGCGCGCGGTCGAGCGGGCACCGGGCGGCCGGACGTCGGCGGCCTCCCCCGACCGCCGATGGGCGCGCAGCTTGGCACGGCGGGTGGCTACTGGATCTGACTCGAGCGGGACGTGACCGCGTTGGCGATCACTGCCACCAGCGCCACCGCGATACCCAGCAACGCCAGGGTGATGATCACCTGCTCGATCGACACCGAGCCCCGTTCGGATTCGGCGCGCACCGCCCGATACCGGTCTCGCAGCGCGCCACCCAAGCAGAGCAGCGTAGTGATCAGTGGGGTCATGGTGAGTTCCCTTCGGGTCGCGGTCAGCTGGGTCAGCTGCCCATCAGTCGGGACAGGGCGGGATACAGGAACAGCAGCAGGAACGCGATGGACAGCAACGCCACCGGGGCGGTGAGCTTCTCGCTGGCGGTGTTGGCCAGCGCCTCCTCCTCCGCCAGCAATTCCACCCGCAGCGACTGGGCGCGGGCCCGCAGCGTCGGGGCGATCGACGCCCCCTGCTCGGCGGCGATGACCGCGATGTCGGCGATGTCGGCCAGCTCGCCGACGCCGGTGTCCGTGGCCAGCCTCCGAAGCCCGTCCCACGGCTGTTGCCCGGCCAGCCGGGCGCCGACCAGCCCATCGGTGATGCGGCGGAACACCCAGCCGGTGCCCAGCGCCGCAGCCCGTTCCAGGGCGATCGTCGGGCCCTCGCTGGCGTCGCGGCGCAGGCTCACCAGGTCCAGGTAGGAGCACAGCGCTCGCCGCATCTGTCCGCGCGCCTCCTTCGCCTGGTCCCGGACGACGAGATCCACGACGAAGAACAGGCTCACCGCGAGCAGGAGCGACCCGGCGACCGGCACCACCACCGGTAGCCGCCAGCCGGCCAGCGACAGCACCGCGGACAGCAACGGCACGAACCCGGCCCCGAACGCGGCCGTCCCGGCCTTGCGCAGCAGGAAACCCTCCGGTGTCCAGCCGATCAGGGCCAGTGCGTGGGTTGGGATCGGAACGCCGGCGGTCATCAGCCGCGCGCCGGCCCAGGCTCCGGCGCGGCCGGCCACGCGGGCCCAGGGGTCACCCGCGACCGGACCAGTCGGCACTGGCGTGACCCGGCCGTCGAGGCGGGCGAGCGCGTCGGCCAACCTCGGCTGCTCGACGACCAGCACCGCCCGCGCCAGCAGAAACACCCCGAGGCCCAGAACGGCGCCGAAGCCGATTAACGCCAGCTGCATGCCGTTCATCCGACGGTCGCCGTCTCGCGCTCGCTGCCCGCGCGCCGCCGTCCGGTGTCGACCAGGAAGCGGGGGGACGGCGCCGGCTGGGTGAGCCGGCGCATCCACAGCAGGCAGCCGGCCATCATCGCCGCGATCGCGGCCAACGCCAGCTGACCGACCGCACTGCCATAGGGGGCGATGTAGTCGCCGTTCAGGGCGGCCACCGCACAGGCGCCGAAGGTGATCATCAGCAGCCAGCGCGCGTTCGCCCGGGGCTTGGCGCGGTCGGCCTCGATCTTCCGGCGCATCGCGACGTCCTCGGACAGACTCCCGGCCAGCTCGGTCAGCACCCGGGCCAGCCCGGGGCCGCGCAGCTCGGCACCGAGCAGCAGCGCCGCGACGACCAGGTCGCCGGCGGCGTCGTCCAGGTCGTCGGCGAAGGCCAGCAGCGCCCGGCTGGTGGGCCACCGGGCCTGCAGCCGCGCCGTCAACGTCGCCACCTCGACGGCGATCGGCGCCGGCGCGGTACGCGCCGACCGGATCAGGGTCTGCTCCAGGCCACCACCGGCAGCGATCACATCGGAGGTGCGGCGCACCCACTCCTGCAGCGCCTCCAGCCGCTCCACTGCTGCGTTGCCGGCGGTGAACTGCCGCAGCAGCCACGGAAACCCGACCACCGCGAGGCCGGCGAGCGCGCCACCGACCGGCCATCCCGAACTCAGCCACACCGCCACCGCCGCGGCGACGGCCGCCGCGTACAGCCCCCGCTGCCTGGACGTGCTCCGTTCGCCGGCCGCCAGCATCGACCGCCAGCGACGGGACCGTTGCGACACGGCCGGCGGGGCCTCGGTCCCGAGCCACCCGTGGACGGCGACCGCCAGGCCACCGACGATCAGCGCCCCACACACCCCCGCCAGCAGCACCAGCCCGTTCACCGCAGGGTCTCCAGGGCGGAAGTCCAGTGCCCGCGGCCGGGGCTCAGCCACTCCGGGTCGAAGCCGACCCGCTCGTAGTCGGCCAGATCGACCGGGTCGTGCTCGGGCACCGCCCGACGATCCGGGCCGGGCGCGAACACCTCGGTGACGGCGGGGCGGCCGGCCTCACCGATGCCGTTGCACTCCAGCACCTGGCTGACGAACCGGTGCCGCCGTCCGCCGATCCACCGCTCGTCCACGGTGGCGATGTGCACGATCAGGTCGATGGCGCCCGCGCAGGAGCGGTAGGCGTGCTCCGGGGTGACCGACGCCCGGCCGCGCATGCACAGGTTGGCCAGCCGCTCGAAGGCGTGGTGGGCGGAGCGGGCGTGCAGGGTGCAGCAGGAGCCGCCCTCGCCGGCCTCCATCACCTCGATCAGCGGCCACGCCTCCTCACCGCGGACCTCCCCCAGCCACACCCGGCTGGTGTTCATCACCAGCGCCTGCTCGACCAGCTCGGTCAGCGTCACCTCACCGAGGCGGCGGCCGTCCGGACCGCGCTCGCCGGTTCCCTCCCGCGCCTCGAACGGCACCACCCGGGGGTGCCGCTCGGGCAGGTCGTGCAGCAGCAGCTCGAAGTGCTTCTCGATCGTGGCCAGGTTCTCCTGCACCGGCAGCTCATTGGCCAGCGCCCGCAGCAGCAGCGTCTTGCCGGCGCCCTGCCCGCCGGTCACGACGATGTTCTTGCGGGCCCGGATCGCCGCCCGGAGGAACTCCGCGAGCGCCCGGTCCAGGGCTCCCAGTCCGATCAGGTCGGAGAGGTCTACGTTGCGGATCCGGTGCCGGCGGATCACCAGCTGCGGGCGCGGCACGGTCTCGATCACCGCCGCCAGCCGCGAACCGTCCGGCAGCCGCATCGTCAGCAGCGGGCTGGCGGGCGTCAGGGTCCGCTCCGAGCGGCCGAGCCGGGCGGCGATGTACTGCAGCTGCCGCACCAGGTCCTCGTCGGAGTCGGCGACCGCCTCGACGCGGACGTCACGGCCGTCGGCGTAGCCGATCCACACGTTGTCGAAGCCGTGCGCCTCGATGTTCTCCACCAGCGGGTCGTCGACGTAGGGCTGCAGCCGGCCCAGGCCGAACTGGGCGGCGAACGCCGCCTCCGCGATCGCCAGCTCGTCCTCCGCGGACGGAACCGCCTGCCCGCTACGCATCCGCTCGCGCACCAGCTGGTCGATCTCGTCCTGGATCAAAGTGCGTGCCAGTTCCTGCTGCGCCGCCACCCCCAGAGACGGTCGCCGTTTGAGTTCCTCCGCCAGGGCCGTCGCCGTCGCGTCGTGCAACCGGCGAACCACCTTCCAATCCAGGGGAGCCGGCGCCGCATCCAGTCGGCCGTGCCCGTTGGGCTCGGCCGGAACGGCCGCCCTGGCGTGATCCATCTGTTCAGCGGCCACGGCTGCTCCCGGCGTTACTCGCTGGGATCGGCCGTGGCGTCGGGGCGAGCCGGTCGTGCCGGGCTGCGGCGAACTCGGCCAGGTCCGCCGCGGCCGTGCGCGCAGCGCGTAGCAACACCGACTGTGTGAACAGTCGGCTGGCCGGGGCGCCGTCGCTCAGCACCGACGCCGCCTTCGGGTCGCGCGGCAGCACACCGATGACCGGCATGCCCAGTGCATCACCGACCTCACGAGCGCTGTACGGCTCCCCCGGGCCGACCACCAGCGCGCACAACGCCCCACCGCCGCCCGGGGCCTCGGGCACCAGTGTCCGCAGGTCCGCGATCGACAGCTTTGCCGCGTGCACCGCACGCAGCGTCGACCCCGTCACCAGGACCACTGCGGCGGCCCGCTGCAACACCGGGATCGGGTACCGCTCCGACCGCAACCGCCCGCAGTCGGCCAGCACGTCGGTCCCCTGCTCGTCGAGTCCCGTCAAGGCAGCCGCGAGGCGATTCCAGTCGATGCCGCGCGCGGCGCCCGGGTCGACCAGTCCAGGCAGCAGGAGCGCTCTGCCTGCCTCGTCCAGCCGCAGCAGATGGGCGAACAGCTGCTGCTCCAGCCCGCCGCGGCGGGCGGCGAACGCCAGCTCGCCCAGCCCGCCGGCCGGCAGCTGCGCACGGCCGTAACCGGCCAGCACCTCACCGCCCGCCGGGTCCAGCTCGGCAAGGGTCGCCCGCCGCTGCCAGGACAGGACCAGCGCCAACCCCGCGGTGCTCACCCCCGGGGATCCCTTCGCCGAGGTCAGCGCGATCAGCACCGGAATCCTCGCCTACTCGCCCGGTACCACGACGATGACGACCAGACCGGCGGCCGCCCGGGCGGCCACATCCGCGCCGTCGACGTCGTCCACGAGCACGTCCACGACCCGGAGCCCGTCGACCCCGACCGGCCCGGTGTTGGCGACCGTCGCCTGAACCGGGCCCGGCGTGGGGGCACCGGCCGGTGCCATGCCTTCGGTGGCCATCGGCACCAGCAGCACCTCGTCGCCGGAGCGCAGCGGGGTCGCGGGCACCTGGGCGGTGGTCACCGCAACCCCGACCAGGTGCTGCCCCGGCGGCGGGAACCGCTCGTCGGTCAACGCCTCGCGGGTGAGCAGCGACCCCGCAGTCAGGTCGGTGGCCGCGATCATGCCGATGACCTCGTCGCGGTCGGCGTACGGGATCGGCGACAGTGCCGGATCGGCTGCGATCCGCGCCTCCACCAGGTCGGCGTCGGTGACCTTCTGTCCCCACGGCACGGCGCGGGTGAGCGCGACGACCGAGGTGGTCTGTCCCAACGACGTCGCCACGAAAGAGGCGCCCAGCGCACCGAGGACCACCATCGCGACCGCCAGGGCGAGCAGCGCCGGCCGGCGGCGACGCCGGGGCGGGAACAGCGTGGGCGCCCTCGAGAGACCCGGGGGCTCGACCGGGGTGTCCAGCCGGGAGGGA from Blastococcus colisei harbors:
- a CDS encoding heavy metal-responsive transcriptional regulator — its product is MRIGQLAARTGLTTKTIRFYESVGVLPAPARCSSGYRDYDEGAVDRLAFVKAAQAAGLSLAEIREIITVRASSGAPCQHVLALLDSHAADLDRRIAELTGLRAEVERLRSRASTLDPATCDPAVVCQVIPADVVARPVPTT
- a CDS encoding LysM peptidoglycan-binding domain-containing protein, whose protein sequence is MSARVLDACRRVLSLLLLLALVAGIPVALWVLSRTYLPDQFPTWAQVTAALSGPDTGAVFSGFLVVVGWIAWAVFAVSVAVEIPAQLRGVPAPRLPGLGFMQQLAGLLVAAVLGVGSAPLMSWAAPAYASPPIVSQQPSAPVDEPAATGSSAGQAGPDVAAAPGPQYTVQPRDTLGRIAARTLGDWERFDEIFELNRGRPQPDGRELTDARVIRPGWVLTLPADATPQPAAVAGPVVVESGDTLSEIAEDEGLPGWRPIFDLNAGEQQPGGRSFTDPDLIFPGQVLDIPGHPEPDEEGPAPSEPDAPAPAEPSVPPPTAETPPTEHTATPPQTGNTAEQSTDPGEESPTELAVTLAGGGALLAAGIGAALLVQRRQRLRRRRAGRMLAPTPPTLIGAEASILAAASAGAADFAALDVALRSLAVALFDQPGGQLPDVVAARLTGHRLDLRLHATPTASPPLPWIADETGQWWSLDLAADNPVDTDRAHGRLAPYPGLVSVGNDGGQRWLLDLERIGVLRLTGPPERCADFTRHLAAELAVNSWSDLLHVTIVGFGAELVDLNPERLRHAEHTGSVAATLHATLRQYTDGADTSRDAVLNGRLHATAGDGWMPEILLVAPDAGRGDPDLAALTAAMHEHGDRTPLAVVLGEEPGAPAEGWLLTLTDDGRLLIPELDLSLQARQLTAQEAADIAALLAFERSAGDAGIPAAAGDQPWHTYTDAAGALLEDVNLPRGSDRNGAGPAGAAAAAAYAQWTPAVQGSVLPQDTGTYVQASAATVEDVEALARRAPTELRDRVEGDLEQLDRDLADWWDPDCSRPRLTLLGPVALRARGDEAAVAKSGLRRRYEEVVAYLAIRTHGATGDEAAAALRPDMADPVTARAYVHRVTAGARAWLGTDPVTGDKHLSSGHHGAYLLRNVLVDAELFRQLRCRAGVRGGDGVRDLSAALELVSGPPFGQRPSGYEWLQGLDLAYTAGVCDVAHLVVTSALADGDLETARAASQTALLVAPEDEKVLVDAMWVAFRDGNQAEAEAFVARIVAVNDGEDEMDLHMSTAETIARARREFVARAS
- a CDS encoding TadE/TadG family type IV pilus assembly protein; its protein translation is MTRPRQRGRPRGERGSLSVLMAVLVPGLLLIIGLAVDGGAKVQATQRANALADEAARAGGQAIDRSAALAGEVRVDTAAAVAAAHAYLDRNDVRGAVTVIDADTLSVTTTITEPTIFLGLIGITTMTVDGSGTADLVTDPAVN
- a CDS encoding TadE/TadG family type IV pilus assembly protein — encoded protein: MELAVLAPAVLLLLSFAIWAGRVQIADNGVQEAARAASRAASLAVDADTAVALATAQAQETLARQDLRCQRVDVEVDSAGLRAPIGQSGDVTVAITCTVSMTDLLAPGLPGSVQVSASFASPVDAYRER
- a CDS encoding TadE/TadG family type IV pilus assembly protein — translated: MPARPRAGEAARRRLAGERGAAAVELAIIFPVILLAVMTLIQGALWFYARSVALGAAEEGAREGRVQPASVDRAHSAAEEFLTQTAQDLLVGAAVDVAGSPTTIEVTVTGTSISLFPGVAGWSVAQTAVGPVERPSR
- a CDS encoding type II secretion system F family protein, with amino-acid sequence MQLALIGFGAVLGLGVFLLARAVLVVEQPRLADALARLDGRVTPVPTGPVAGDPWARVAGRAGAWAGARLMTAGVPIPTHALALIGWTPEGFLLRKAGTAAFGAGFVPLLSAVLSLAGWRLPVVVPVAGSLLLAVSLFFVVDLVVRDQAKEARGQMRRALCSYLDLVSLRRDASEGPTIALERAAALGTGWVFRRITDGLVGARLAGQQPWDGLRRLATDTGVGELADIADIAVIAAEQGASIAPTLRARAQSLRVELLAEEEALANTASEKLTAPVALLSIAFLLLFLYPALSRLMGS
- a CDS encoding type II secretion system F family protein, with translation MNGLVLLAGVCGALIVGGLAVAVHGWLGTEAPPAVSQRSRRWRSMLAAGERSTSRQRGLYAAAVAAAVAVWLSSGWPVGGALAGLAVVGFPWLLRQFTAGNAAVERLEALQEWVRRTSDVIAAGGGLEQTLIRSARTAPAPIAVEVATLTARLQARWPTSRALLAFADDLDDAAGDLVVAALLLGAELRGPGLARVLTELAGSLSEDVAMRRKIEADRAKPRANARWLLMITFGACAVAALNGDYIAPYGSAVGQLALAAIAAMMAGCLLWMRRLTQPAPSPRFLVDTGRRRAGSERETATVG
- a CDS encoding CpaF family protein, coding for MAAEQMDHARAAVPAEPNGHGRLDAAPAPLDWKVVRRLHDATATALAEELKRRPSLGVAAQQELARTLIQDEIDQLVRERMRSGQAVPSAEDELAIAEAAFAAQFGLGRLQPYVDDPLVENIEAHGFDNVWIGYADGRDVRVEAVADSDEDLVRQLQYIAARLGRSERTLTPASPLLTMRLPDGSRLAAVIETVPRPQLVIRRHRIRNVDLSDLIGLGALDRALAEFLRAAIRARKNIVVTGGQGAGKTLLLRALANELPVQENLATIEKHFELLLHDLPERHPRVVPFEAREGTGERGPDGRRLGEVTLTELVEQALVMNTSRVWLGEVRGEEAWPLIEVMEAGEGGSCCTLHARSAHHAFERLANLCMRGRASVTPEHAYRSCAGAIDLIVHIATVDERWIGGRRHRFVSQVLECNGIGEAGRPAVTEVFAPGPDRRAVPEHDPVDLADYERVGFDPEWLSPGRGHWTSALETLR
- a CDS encoding SAF domain-containing protein — encoded protein: MTRARTDDSPSRLDTPVEPPGLSRAPTLFPPRRRRRPALLALAVAMVVLGALGASFVATSLGQTTSVVALTRAVPWGQKVTDADLVEARIAADPALSPIPYADRDEVIGMIAATDLTAGSLLTREALTDERFPPPGQHLVGVAVTTAQVPATPLRSGDEVLLVPMATEGMAPAGAPTPGPVQATVANTGPVGVDGLRVVDVLVDDVDGADVAARAAAGLVVIVVVPGE